The proteins below are encoded in one region of Micromonospora yangpuensis:
- a CDS encoding alpha/beta fold hydrolase, protein MPFVTVGAENLAPIDLYYEDHGSGQPVVLIHGFPFNGATWEKQVGPLLAAGYRTITYDRRGYGSSAQPATGYDYDTFAADLDVLLTELNLNNVILVGHSMGTGEVTRYLGAYGSDRVDRAVLLAPLAPYLLKTADNPEGVEQSLFDGFKKAIVDDRFAYLTTFCDAFFNYQQNKGKLVSEEAYQGHWQIGARASAIATLNSVDAWLTDFRGDLPRIDVPVLIVQGDQDNVLPYAKTGQRLQPMLPNSELVTLKGAPHGIPWTNASEVNRAIMEFIGQPAMARA, encoded by the coding sequence ATGCCCTTCGTCACCGTCGGCGCGGAGAACCTCGCGCCCATCGACCTGTACTACGAGGACCACGGGTCCGGCCAGCCGGTCGTGTTGATCCACGGGTTCCCGTTCAACGGGGCGACCTGGGAGAAACAGGTCGGGCCGCTGCTCGCGGCGGGATACCGGACGATCACCTACGACCGGCGTGGTTACGGCAGCTCCGCCCAGCCGGCCACCGGGTACGACTACGACACCTTCGCCGCCGACCTGGACGTGCTGCTGACCGAGCTGAACCTGAACAACGTGATCCTGGTCGGGCACTCGATGGGCACCGGTGAGGTGACCCGCTACCTGGGCGCGTACGGGTCGGACCGGGTGGACCGGGCGGTGCTGCTCGCGCCGTTGGCGCCGTACCTGTTGAAGACCGCCGACAACCCCGAGGGGGTCGAGCAGAGCCTCTTCGACGGGTTCAAGAAGGCGATCGTCGACGACCGGTTCGCCTACCTGACCACCTTCTGCGACGCCTTCTTCAACTACCAGCAGAACAAGGGCAAGCTGGTCAGCGAGGAGGCGTACCAGGGGCACTGGCAGATCGGCGCGCGGGCCTCGGCGATCGCCACCCTGAACTCGGTGGACGCCTGGCTCACCGACTTCCGGGGTGACCTGCCCCGGATCGACGTGCCGGTGCTGATCGTCCAGGGCGACCAGGACAACGTGCTGCCGTACGCCAAGACCGGTCAGCGGTTGCAGCCGATGCTGCCCAACAGCGAGCTGGTCACGCTCAAGGGCGCTCCGCACGGCATCCCGTGGACCAACGCGTCCGAGGTGAACCGGGCGATCATGGAGTTCATCGGACAGCCGGCGATGGCCCGCGCCTGA